In the Pseudochaenichthys georgianus chromosome 1, fPseGeo1.2, whole genome shotgun sequence genome, one interval contains:
- the LOC117452801 gene encoding uncharacterized protein, with protein MPSHIMLSYQWDDQALVKKIYDRLKDDGLPVWLDIEGGVTGNINDSMAAGVEEAVVICPFMSPAYQASRSCKKELNYADSREVCIVPVMLTNNWEASEWLGLITAGLLWVDFRNAEKGEEHFEMCLSSLEEEIMFNVGHLLAVEEPQGEVVGQPEPSKPCMKKKPGRGFRHALSKLYIHDSGEIIEPTVSSRNTVELSEKAGEHCYWLEIKGNGCKYYRNVVTNRYLGFDPSRNQVHSEASPSEREEWLMLVDQTDQSHQRAVIVKNKHSGMFLAVQNGHFTGLTSYNEDCKWFLE; from the exons ATGCCTTCTCATATCATGCTCTCCTACCAGTGGGATGACCAGGCTCTGGTGAAAAAGATTTATGACCGCCTCAAAGATGATGGTCTGCCGGTGTGGTTGGATATAGAAGGAGGGGTGACGGGAAATATAAACGATTC GATGGCTGCAGGTGTGGAGGAGGCTGTGGTGATTTGTCCATTCATGTCTCCAGCTTACCAGGCGTCCCGCAGCTGTAAGAAAGAGCTCAACTACGCAGACAGTAGGGAGGTCTGCATCGTGCCCGTCATGCTGACCAACAACTGGGAGGCGAGCGAGTGGCTGGGGCTGATCACTGCAGGCCTGCTGTGGGTGGACTTCAG AAATGCAGAGAAGGGTGAGGAGCACTTCGAGATGTGTCTCagctctctggaggaggagaTCATGTTTAACGTGGGTCACCTCCTGGCAGTTGAAGAACCTCAGGGAGAGGTGGTGGGTCAGCCTGAACCATCAAAACCCTGCATGAAAAAGAAACCTGGGAGAGGGTTTCGCCATGCTCTCTCAAAGCTCTACATCCATGATTCAG GTGAGATAATCGAGCCGACTGTcagcagcaggaacacagtGGAGCTCAGTGAGAAAGCTGGAGAGCATTGTTACTGGCTGGAGATTAAAGGCAACGGCTGTAAATACTACAGGAACGTTGTCACCAACAGATACCTGG GATTCGACCCCAGCAGGAACCAGGTCCACTCTGAGGccagcccctctgagagagaagaGTGGCTGATGTTGGTGGACCAGACGGACCAGAGCCATCAGAGAGCCGTCATCGTCAAGAACAAACACTCTGGGATGTTCCTGGCAGTCCAAAATGGCCACTTTACCGGACTCACATCTTACAATGAAGACTGCAAATGGTTTTTAGAATAA